The Brasilonema sennae CENA114 genome includes a region encoding these proteins:
- a CDS encoding nucleotidyltransferase family protein yields MKMQTLPRPYIRNFETNIRPEIELLLCCVRPQVDDAISERIKSLVKENIDWQYLIQIAHGHGVIPLVYTRLNAVCPKALPDSALNQLRSLFGAIAGRNLFLTGELIKLLELLKEQGIIAVPYKGPVLATLIYGDVALRQFGDLDIIVEVQDIFAVKKLLLDQGYRPNVEMTHAEEIAYLQAKTEHTYDFIHDDKGIFLEIHWRIAPKYITPIEPKHLWQDLEPFSLAGTTISYLPLEDWLPILCVHGSRHMWERLSWLCDIATLLHKHPDLNWEKVFKQASTFGCRRILFLGLFLAHDLLGVVLPTEIWQQVKAEPMVSAIAPRVYNQLFDQVRTSDRFLGRTLYHIQVRERLQDKVLYIQSFFHWLMSGNASV; encoded by the coding sequence ATGAAAATGCAAACTTTACCAAGACCATATATCAGGAATTTCGAGACAAATATTCGCCCCGAAATAGAGCTACTTCTTTGTTGCGTCCGCCCACAGGTTGATGATGCTATTAGCGAACGCATCAAATCCTTGGTTAAAGAAAACATTGACTGGCAATACTTAATCCAAATAGCACATGGACACGGTGTCATACCCTTAGTGTATACCCGCCTCAATGCTGTCTGCCCAAAAGCTTTGCCCGACTCCGCTTTGAACCAGCTACGTAGTCTTTTCGGTGCGATCGCTGGGCGTAACTTGTTTTTGACTGGAGAACTCATAAAACTCCTAGAACTTTTGAAGGAGCAAGGGATTATAGCAGTACCTTATAAAGGGCCAGTTTTAGCTACCTTAATATACGGTGATGTAGCTCTACGGCAATTCGGTGATTTAGATATTATTGTCGAAGTGCAAGATATTTTTGCAGTCAAGAAATTGCTGCTTGATCAAGGATATCGACCCAATGTTGAAATGACTCATGCAGAAGAAATTGCTTATCTGCAAGCTAAAACTGAGCATACCTATGACTTTATTCACGATGACAAAGGAATTTTTTTAGAAATTCATTGGCGAATTGCACCAAAGTACATCACTCCCATCGAACCTAAACACTTGTGGCAAGACTTGGAACCATTCTCATTGGCTGGCACAACTATATCCTACCTGCCCCTAGAAGACTGGCTACCAATTTTATGCGTACATGGGTCTAGACATATGTGGGAAAGGCTGTCATGGCTGTGCGATATTGCTACACTCCTTCACAAACACCCAGATCTAAATTGGGAAAAAGTCTTCAAACAAGCTAGCACTTTTGGGTGTAGACGGATACTGTTTTTAGGGCTTTTCTTGGCACATGATCTTTTAGGAGTTGTCTTGCCTACAGAAATTTGGCAGCAGGTAAAAGCTGAACCGATGGTAAGTGCGATCGCCCCCCGAGTATACAATCAACTTTTTGATCAAGTCAGGACTTCCGATAGATTTCTGGGTAGAACTCTCTACCATATTCAGGTGAGGGAACGCTTGCAAGATAAAGTTCTTTACATCCAATCTTTCTTCCACTGGTTAATGAGTGGGAATGCCTCAGTTTAA
- a CDS encoding glycosyltransferase family 4 protein gives MHILIAALHRPTKPTGVCRHAVNLAQCLVDTDQVTKVTLVVGAWQKDYFEKTFNLSSQKINLLSVDIKNSSVSRNLWFLFGLPKLAKQLHSNIVHLSFPLPFLRSLFPCPVVTTIHDLYPYEYPENFGYPNVIFNQLFLKQCINNSDGLSCVSKQTLEFLKIYFPHIEQRKKTTVVYNYVDFSQIKPRVPKNIESSINTPFLLAVAQHRKNKNLDILIQTYSLLLKNNQLKDSTKLILVGSSGPETENICHQIRTLSLEERVLMLSSIDDDELCWLYQNCELLVVPSSTEGFCLPLAEALYLSCKVVCSDIPIFREIGSSNCTYFELQNDSVENLSQAIIQCLAQPDSDYKYPDYSFSKSNAAYQYINFYSTLI, from the coding sequence ATGCATATCCTAATTGCTGCTTTACACAGACCTACAAAACCGACTGGCGTTTGCAGACACGCTGTAAATCTTGCTCAATGTCTTGTTGATACCGACCAAGTAACCAAAGTTACTTTAGTTGTAGGAGCATGGCAAAAAGATTACTTTGAAAAAACTTTTAATCTGTCTTCACAAAAAATTAATTTACTGAGCGTAGACATTAAAAATAGCTCAGTTTCAAGAAATCTCTGGTTTTTATTTGGTTTACCAAAACTCGCCAAACAACTCCATTCTAATATCGTCCATCTTTCATTTCCACTTCCATTTCTTCGCTCACTTTTTCCCTGTCCAGTCGTGACCACTATTCATGACCTATATCCTTATGAATACCCAGAAAACTTTGGCTACCCAAATGTTATCTTCAATCAGTTATTTTTGAAACAGTGCATCAACAATAGCGATGGACTTTCCTGCGTTTCCAAACAAACACTAGAATTCCTAAAAATTTATTTCCCCCACATTGAGCAACGGAAAAAAACTACTGTCGTTTATAACTATGTAGATTTTAGTCAGATTAAACCAAGAGTACCCAAGAATATAGAAAGTAGTATTAATACTCCTTTCTTACTTGCCGTTGCTCAGCATCGTAAGAACAAAAATTTAGATATCTTAATACAGACATATTCTCTGTTATTAAAAAATAATCAGCTAAAAGATTCAACTAAGCTGATTCTCGTTGGTAGTTCTGGACCTGAAACAGAAAACATTTGTCATCAAATCCGTACACTTTCTTTAGAAGAGCGCGTGCTAATGCTTTCATCAATAGATGATGATGAACTGTGTTGGCTATATCAAAACTGTGAACTATTAGTAGTGCCTTCTTCTACAGAGGGTTTTTGCCTACCACTAGCTGAAGCACTATATCTTTCATGTAAAGTAGTCTGCTCAGATATTCCTATCTTTAGAGAAATAGGCTCCTCTAACTGCACTTATTTTGAACTACAAAACGATAGCGTTGAAAATCTTTCACAAGCTATTATTCAATGCCTAGCTCAGCCTGATTCTGATTATAAATATCCCGATTATTCTTTTTCCAAATCAAATGCCGCATATCAATATATCAACTTTTATTCCACATTAATATAA
- a CDS encoding glycosyltransferase family 4 protein: MKILMSAYSCEPGKGSERGVGWNVVREVAKYHEVWVLTRFDESGEAIEAELARNPVPNLHFVYFNLPILGSLWRWGSSGAMQIHYYLWQIQAYFVARRLHREIGFEVAQHVTFVKYSNPSFLSLLPVPFVWGPVGGGESAPKEFWRDFSWRAKTYEIMRDFVRFLGELDPFVHLTAKKSAVVSATTEDTAKRLYKMGVSNVEVLSAIGLTKEEIANLAEYGMPDALPVRFISIGRLLHWKGFHLGLRAFAQANLPNAEYWILGDGSERDRLHTLAQDLGIAQQVKFWGELPREETLAKLGECHVLVHPSLHDSGGLVCMEAMATGRPVICLDLGGPALQVTEETGFKISANHPDQAVDDLSKAMISVAKDPELRLRMGQAGQKLTTEAFSWQVKGERLAEVYEEIVAQKEKITKQPELRLRGTQTPKAYR, encoded by the coding sequence ATGAAAATTCTGATGTCCGCCTACTCGTGTGAACCAGGCAAGGGATCTGAGCGCGGCGTGGGCTGGAATGTTGTTCGGGAAGTCGCTAAATATCACGAAGTTTGGGTTTTAACTCGATTTGACGAAAGTGGGGAAGCAATTGAAGCCGAGCTAGCCCGCAACCCAGTGCCTAACTTACACTTCGTATATTTCAATCTTCCCATCTTGGGTAGCCTCTGGCGCTGGGGGTCAAGCGGTGCGATGCAAATCCACTACTATCTTTGGCAGATCCAAGCATACTTTGTAGCCCGCCGTCTACATCGTGAAATCGGCTTTGAAGTCGCACAGCACGTTACTTTTGTCAAGTATTCAAATCCTAGCTTTCTTTCACTGCTGCCAGTTCCTTTTGTGTGGGGACCTGTTGGTGGCGGCGAATCTGCGCCAAAAGAGTTTTGGCGAGATTTTAGCTGGCGTGCAAAGACTTACGAAATTATGAGGGACTTTGTTCGCTTTTTAGGGGAACTTGATCCGTTTGTGCATCTGACTGCTAAAAAAAGTGCTGTCGTTAGCGCTACAACTGAGGATACGGCTAAGCGACTGTACAAAATGGGTGTCAGTAATGTGGAGGTTTTATCTGCGATAGGGCTGACGAAGGAAGAAATAGCCAATCTTGCTGAGTACGGGATGCCAGACGCTTTGCCAGTAAGGTTTATTAGCATCGGTAGACTGTTGCATTGGAAAGGGTTTCATCTGGGACTGCGTGCCTTCGCCCAGGCAAACCTGCCTAATGCCGAGTACTGGATTTTGGGAGACGGTTCGGAACGCGATCGCCTTCACACTCTTGCCCAAGATTTAGGAATTGCTCAACAGGTAAAGTTCTGGGGCGAGTTACCCCGTGAGGAGACTTTGGCAAAGCTAGGCGAGTGCCATGTGCTAGTTCATCCCAGTTTACACGATTCTGGGGGGTTGGTGTGTATGGAGGCAATGGCAACAGGGCGTCCGGTCATTTGTCTGGACTTGGGAGGACCAGCTTTGCAGGTTACTGAGGAAACTGGCTTCAAAATTTCTGCAAATCATCCGGATCAGGCAGTCGATGACTTGTCTAAAGCAATGATTAGTGTCGCTAAAGACCCAGAACTACGCCTACGTATGGGTCAAGCCGGACAGAAGTTAACAACAGAGGCTTTTAGTTGGCAAGTTAAGGGAGAACGTTTGGCTGAGGTTTATGAAGAAATCGTAGCCCAGAAAGAAAAAATAACGAAGCAGCCTGAATTGCGATTGCGCGGAACGCAGACGCCAAAGGCGTATCGCTAA
- a CDS encoding glycoside hydrolase family 55 protein codes for MKRRFFLLSAGTLTFSQLLVNCAENNQATPINQSPKDSSGKRELNKFRKNLNNFPNENISYPADAGVIDVMKDYGARGDGRTDDTTAIQSAISAAVGTKRIVYFPKGTYLVSNTISAKDTNGVWRCRLILQGYNKQNTIIKLKDNCPGFTDSKNPKDVLQTGSDNPIAQDGPQAGGGNQAFNNSVLNLTIDIGIGNIGARGLEYLANNQGILENVTIKSSDPKMLGDIGLAMIRFGPGPCLIKNVTIIGFNYGIYAFGMEYGLTFENIAIEGQRVAGIYNNGQVMAIRRLISYNEGTIPVIKLDGAGFLVMVDSELICSGNTKNSVAIDSVGDNSEFFLRNVKTSGYRVVSITKRRQSEKTENPMIEYSSLPVKQLFSSTRKSLNLQVKETPNYYNNNFSDWAFVGPPTGGDDTSNIQAALNSGKPVVYFKSGLGYFISTKLVIPSTVKKIVGMKATILFSKNNTYFRDKSKPKALWEVVDGSDLLVIEALDCTIFNTNTETAGCYFMHNKSARSIVLKRIPAGYGAYKNETPASGVPLGELYIEDYSGTIRINVPQKVWVRQFNPENFEDGYNAKVTNNGGDLWILGFKIEGPGSAIETNNGGRTEVLGGEIYASGYVPPAGKACFLVNNSSVSFSVGTSGVNQYPVIVRETRGKVTKNLNHRDLPSRGGPSVALPLYSGQVTRKKGMK; via the coding sequence ATGAAACGACGATTTTTTTTGCTAAGTGCAGGTACATTAACATTCTCACAACTGCTTGTTAACTGTGCTGAAAACAACCAGGCAACCCCAATTAACCAGTCGCCAAAAGATTCAAGTGGTAAGCGAGAGCTTAATAAGTTTCGCAAGAACTTGAATAATTTTCCTAATGAAAATATTTCTTATCCAGCTGATGCTGGAGTGATTGACGTCATGAAGGACTATGGCGCTCGCGGAGATGGAAGGACAGATGACACTACCGCCATTCAATCTGCTATTAGCGCTGCTGTTGGAACGAAAAGGATAGTATATTTTCCAAAAGGAACATATTTGGTTTCAAATACTATTTCTGCAAAAGATACTAATGGAGTTTGGCGCTGCCGCCTAATTTTACAAGGATACAACAAACAAAATACTATTATAAAATTGAAAGATAATTGTCCCGGTTTTACAGACTCAAAGAACCCAAAAGATGTTCTGCAAACTGGGAGTGATAATCCGATTGCTCAAGACGGTCCTCAGGCAGGAGGAGGTAATCAAGCATTCAATAACTCTGTTTTGAATTTAACTATTGATATTGGAATAGGTAATATTGGTGCAAGAGGGCTAGAGTATCTTGCAAATAATCAAGGAATTTTAGAAAATGTCACTATAAAATCCTCAGATCCTAAAATGTTGGGAGATATAGGACTTGCTATGATTCGCTTTGGTCCTGGTCCATGCTTGATTAAAAATGTCACAATAATTGGATTTAATTACGGAATATATGCTTTTGGGATGGAGTATGGATTGACTTTTGAAAATATCGCAATTGAAGGGCAGCGAGTAGCAGGTATATATAATAATGGACAAGTTATGGCGATCCGCCGATTAATTAGCTACAACGAAGGAACTATTCCAGTCATTAAGCTTGATGGCGCAGGTTTTCTAGTTATGGTAGATTCTGAATTAATTTGTTCAGGAAATACTAAAAATTCAGTTGCTATTGATAGTGTGGGTGATAATTCAGAATTTTTCTTAAGAAATGTAAAAACCTCTGGTTACCGAGTTGTAAGCATAACAAAAAGGAGACAGTCTGAGAAGACAGAAAATCCTATGATCGAGTATTCTTCACTACCTGTCAAACAACTGTTCTCCTCAACTCGAAAAAGCTTGAATCTTCAAGTAAAAGAAACACCAAATTACTACAATAACAACTTTTCAGATTGGGCTTTTGTTGGTCCTCCAACAGGAGGAGATGATACCTCCAATATCCAAGCAGCACTAAATTCTGGTAAACCTGTTGTCTACTTTAAGTCAGGGCTTGGTTATTTTATAAGTACAAAATTAGTGATTCCATCAACAGTCAAGAAAATTGTTGGTATGAAAGCAACTATACTTTTTTCTAAAAACAACACTTACTTTAGAGACAAGAGTAAGCCAAAAGCGCTATGGGAAGTAGTTGATGGTAGTGATTTGTTGGTCATTGAAGCCCTAGATTGCACTATTTTTAATACCAATACTGAAACAGCGGGTTGTTATTTTATGCACAATAAATCCGCTAGAAGTATCGTGCTTAAAAGGATTCCTGCGGGATACGGTGCTTACAAAAATGAAACGCCAGCATCAGGTGTACCACTTGGCGAGCTTTATATAGAGGACTATTCTGGAACTATCAGAATTAACGTTCCTCAAAAAGTTTGGGTGAGACAATTTAACCCAGAGAACTTTGAAGATGGGTACAACGCCAAGGTCACAAACAATGGTGGAGATCTCTGGATTCTTGGTTTCAAAATAGAAGGACCTGGTTCCGCCATTGAAACAAATAATGGTGGTCGCACCGAAGTACTAGGCGGGGAAATATACGCCTCAGGATATGTTCCCCCTGCTGGAAAGGCTTGCTTCCTTGTCAATAATTCTTCTGTCAGCTTTTCTGTTGGCACTTCGGGTGTAAATCAGTATCCAGTAATTGTCAGAGAAACAAGAGGCAAAGTTACTAAGAATTTGAATCATCGTGATTTGCCATCTAGAGGTGGTCCCTCTGTTGCCTTACCATTGTACTCAGGGCAAGTAACGCGAAAAAAAGGGATGAAATAA
- a CDS encoding glycosyltransferase family 4 protein encodes MRVVIARMMPEPSMDVYADNIISGLRSVRPNWEIVDLKPQPVDRKSRSLLLRVWKYYERFWRFPQQVQQQVADIFHIIDPSEAHITYWLKKKNKAVVVTCHDLVNFYSHDNLQGSVELPFLSRGMWIHAVKGMKYADHVVAVSSATAKDTTQIMDIEPARISVIPNAVEAAFQPLPKEQAESLRQKYGISPETVCLLNVGSNHPRKNLSTILKVIETLQQRGLSIHLWKVGADFTDEQKIFIKTQGLENHISYLGKPDKSTLIQIYNAADMLIAPSLHEGFGITLLEAMACGIPVITSKVSAMPEVVGDAGVLVDPNDYQAIADAVCHLHNHPDSYQELVNKGLARAKLFTWEKAGEQIAEIYEKVQACKEFKGVAKT; translated from the coding sequence ATGCGTGTAGTGATTGCGCGGATGATGCCTGAACCTAGCATGGATGTCTATGCCGATAACATAATTTCAGGACTGCGATCTGTCCGACCAAACTGGGAGATTGTTGATCTCAAACCGCAACCTGTTGACAGAAAAAGTCGTTCTCTGTTACTCAGAGTTTGGAAATACTACGAACGTTTCTGGCGCTTTCCTCAACAAGTGCAGCAGCAAGTTGCAGATATTTTTCATATCATCGACCCCAGCGAGGCGCACATCACTTATTGGTTAAAAAAGAAAAATAAAGCTGTTGTCGTCACCTGTCACGATCTCGTCAACTTTTACTCTCACGATAATCTTCAAGGTTCAGTGGAACTGCCCTTCCTCAGTCGTGGTATGTGGATACATGCTGTCAAAGGTATGAAGTACGCCGATCATGTCGTCGCTGTTTCTTCTGCAACAGCCAAAGATACGACTCAAATAATGGATATTGAACCTGCACGTATTTCTGTAATACCTAATGCAGTTGAAGCCGCATTTCAACCATTACCCAAAGAACAAGCTGAGTCTTTACGGCAAAAATATGGAATTTCACCAGAAACAGTTTGTTTACTAAATGTAGGCTCCAATCATCCGCGTAAAAATCTCTCTACCATTCTTAAAGTCATAGAAACTTTGCAGCAGCGAGGCTTGTCTATCCACTTGTGGAAAGTGGGTGCAGACTTTACAGATGAACAAAAAATATTCATCAAAACTCAAGGGCTAGAAAATCATATCAGCTACTTAGGCAAGCCAGATAAATCTACCCTAATTCAAATTTATAACGCCGCTGATATGTTAATAGCACCTTCACTCCATGAGGGATTTGGCATAACCCTTTTAGAGGCAATGGCTTGTGGAATTCCAGTTATTACCTCCAAGGTTTCAGCCATGCCTGAAGTAGTAGGAGATGCGGGAGTATTAGTTGATCCAAACGACTATCAAGCAATTGCAGATGCAGTGTGTCATCTTCACAATCATCCTGATTCCTATCAGGAATTAGTCAACAAAGGACTTGCAAGAGCTAAACTGTTTACCTGGGAAAAAGCAGGAGAACAAATTGCTGAAATTTATGAGAAAGTTCAGGCTTGTAAGGAATTTAAAGGAGTTGCTAAAACTTAA
- a CDS encoding PqqD family peptide modification chaperone yields MWQETLSQLSEAESPLSKSLPKIYSIPIAAEALAHYSRELQIAEPAEALCRLTQAIACSPSWAEMPPSVLIARPTPEPVLAVLGCFDEVAKFRIWTQLQSLNRDLARMRYVSYGQAELDCQRLAYQLIDRFGHEELKRFHFTGIPRGGLIVLGMLAYCLGLTSEQLQPPKSPDVPWVVVDDCVYTGSRFYGFVQSHSQQKMIFAHLYSHPELRSRIITCEPHVLACVSAHDVYDYAPEELGDDYQAWQKHSLFNLSGFRYWVGKTDHVCFSWNEPDRFFWNSITEKIEGSWLLLPKDVCLKNQFKGASKLLNVQIQPGATGSLKPAAQVVFGQYGEQIVIGNLETQQSFGLTDLAADIWLAIVEHGNLEEVITVLLKIYDINETTLRSDVDIFIDQLYAEGLLIKLDDR; encoded by the coding sequence ATGTGGCAAGAAACCCTCTCTCAACTTAGTGAAGCAGAATCACCACTTTCTAAGTCATTACCGAAAATCTATAGCATTCCGATTGCTGCCGAAGCCCTAGCTCATTACAGTCGTGAACTCCAAATAGCTGAACCTGCTGAGGCATTGTGTAGGTTAACTCAAGCCATTGCCTGTAGTCCTAGTTGGGCAGAAATGCCTCCAAGCGTATTGATTGCTCGACCGACTCCCGAACCTGTACTTGCGGTGTTGGGCTGCTTTGATGAAGTTGCTAAATTCCGAATTTGGACACAGTTGCAAAGCTTGAATCGGGATCTAGCTCGGATGCGCTATGTTAGCTATGGTCAAGCTGAGCTAGACTGTCAGCGCTTGGCTTATCAGTTAATTGATCGCTTTGGTCATGAGGAACTGAAACGCTTTCACTTCACCGGCATTCCTCGCGGGGGACTGATTGTACTGGGTATGCTGGCTTATTGTTTAGGACTCACGAGTGAGCAATTACAGCCACCGAAATCGCCGGATGTGCCTTGGGTGGTAGTGGATGACTGCGTGTATACAGGATCGCGATTCTACGGCTTTGTGCAATCCCACTCGCAGCAGAAGATGATCTTTGCCCATCTGTACTCTCATCCTGAGTTGCGTTCGCGCATCATAACTTGTGAACCTCACGTCCTTGCTTGTGTGAGTGCACACGATGTTTATGACTACGCACCTGAAGAATTGGGCGATGATTACCAAGCTTGGCAGAAACACTCGCTCTTCAACCTTAGCGGTTTCCGCTATTGGGTTGGAAAAACTGACCATGTGTGTTTCAGTTGGAATGAGCCAGATCGCTTTTTTTGGAACTCTATTACGGAAAAAATCGAAGGTTCCTGGTTGCTTCTTCCAAAAGACGTTTGCTTGAAAAATCAATTTAAGGGTGCTTCCAAGCTTCTGAATGTGCAAATTCAGCCTGGGGCAACCGGATCCCTCAAGCCTGCGGCACAGGTTGTCTTTGGTCAGTATGGGGAGCAAATTGTGATTGGCAACCTTGAAACACAGCAAAGCTTTGGACTAACTGATTTGGCTGCTGATATTTGGTTAGCTATTGTTGAGCACGGCAATTTGGAAGAGGTCATAACAGTGTTATTAAAAATCTACGACATTAATGAAACCACGCTACGCTCTGATGTGGATATTTTTATAGATCAGTTGTACGCCGAGGGTTTGCTAATTAAATTGGATGATCGCTAA
- a CDS encoding glycosyltransferase, with protein MTSSSLRILFVSHAYVVGVNQGKLEALARTGKAQVGLLAPSNWKALEWNRLLPLETPYPNIKTYSAPVLFPGRGGAHIYAPWKIWQVLNDFRPDVVQVEEEVFSICALELAIWSRLTKTPLVVFGWENMDRQLPLPRRWLRQFVMSTAKLIIAGNRDGAELLRQWGYTGLVEVMPQMGVDTQLFTPDRRSPSHQHKDKFHIGFLGRLVPEKGVDVIFAAVRQLQQQGLNCQIILCGSGSFEETLRQEALLHQIADLVTWQGAVPHDKAPEEISKFDVLVLPSRTSPTWKEQFGHVLIEAMAMGVPVIGSNSGEIPNVIGRTDLVFPEGDAQGLAAILERMIRDQQWCEETGRYGMTRVYQHYTHERIAERLLNLWQKLLEPNNAAYAMRHEKLI; from the coding sequence ATGACCAGCTCATCCCTACGCATACTGTTTGTCAGCCACGCCTATGTTGTTGGTGTGAACCAGGGAAAGCTTGAGGCGCTCGCCCGAACTGGCAAAGCACAAGTCGGTTTGCTTGCTCCTAGCAACTGGAAAGCATTGGAGTGGAATCGCCTACTTCCACTAGAGACACCCTACCCCAATATCAAAACTTATTCAGCACCTGTCCTTTTTCCAGGTCGAGGCGGCGCTCATATTTACGCGCCTTGGAAAATTTGGCAAGTACTCAACGACTTTCGACCAGACGTGGTACAGGTAGAGGAAGAAGTTTTTTCTATTTGTGCGCTTGAGCTAGCAATTTGGAGCCGACTCACCAAGACACCCTTAGTCGTGTTTGGTTGGGAAAACATGGATCGACAACTTCCGCTTCCGCGCCGTTGGCTGCGCCAATTTGTCATGAGTACGGCAAAGCTGATAATTGCTGGCAATCGTGATGGAGCGGAGTTGCTGCGTCAATGGGGTTACACTGGGTTAGTGGAAGTCATGCCTCAGATGGGAGTAGACACTCAATTATTTACTCCGGATAGGCGATCGCCATCGCACCAGCACAAAGATAAATTTCACATTGGTTTCCTGGGGCGGTTAGTACCTGAAAAAGGCGTTGATGTCATATTTGCAGCTGTCCGCCAACTCCAACAGCAAGGACTCAACTGCCAAATCATCCTTTGTGGCTCTGGTTCTTTTGAAGAAACTCTCAGACAAGAGGCGCTTCTTCACCAGATTGCCGATCTAGTTACTTGGCAAGGAGCAGTACCCCACGACAAAGCCCCAGAAGAAATCAGCAAATTTGATGTCCTAGTTTTGCCCTCACGAACTTCCCCAACTTGGAAAGAGCAGTTTGGTCATGTGCTAATTGAAGCAATGGCAATGGGTGTGCCAGTCATTGGTTCTAATTCTGGCGAAATTCCCAACGTGATTGGGCGAACCGATTTAGTCTTTCCAGAAGGAGATGCTCAGGGACTAGCGGCAATATTGGAGCGCATGATCCGCGATCAACAGTGGTGCGAAGAAACTGGACGCTATGGCATGACCAGAGTGTATCAGCATTACACGCACGAACGGATTGCAGAGCGGTTGCTTAACCTATGGCAAAAATTACTGGAGCCAAACAATGCGGCATATGCGATGAGACATGAAAAGCTCATATAG